One Glycine max cultivar Williams 82 chromosome 6, Glycine_max_v4.0, whole genome shotgun sequence DNA segment encodes these proteins:
- the CYP43 gene encoding peptidyl-prolyl cis-trans isomerase CYP43 isoform X2 — protein MTKKKNPLVFMDVSIDGDPVERMVFELFYDVAPKTAENFRALCTGEKGISPNTGKSLHYKGSFFHQIIKGSIVQGGDFVNRNGTAGESIYGSKFPDESPRLKHDATGLLSMAIADRDTLGSHFIITLKADHHLDRKHVVFGKLVQGHNVLKKIEEFGDEEGHPTVTVKIINCGEYSEDGKKVNKSKMGKNKKSSKDRRKRRKYYSSESGSSSDSDTESLETDSDSESDMSSSSYMSSSSDDRRKKRKRSKKDKYRRGKRKDKRRDKRRRKKDKRSKRKSKRESGSDSDSESNSDNSSEGENIGAQHKGLKRKDNSQKNAETKSPLVAEKDLPPAHHEKEEMGMLENEEKLSKENGERRNNGIGGADYGSDRSEERQPDVMDDHSGKTRSRSVSPKRPMSKSMSISPRRSASKSPSVTPKRRLSKSPSVRSPPPSQRSLSRSPARSISRSPSRSISRSPVRGRNGRSVNRSPVRGRNGRSVSRSPVRGRNGRSVRRSPVRGRNGRSVRRSPVRGRNGRSVSRSPVRGRNGRNVNRTPVRGGNGKSVSRSPVRTRSLKSVSRSPVRTRSLRSVSKSPVRARSQSHRSRSSPRAPSGKTISRSPVRVLRKSISRSPVRSPARSLSRSSGWVPSKKSISRSPVRAPSRSIRRSYSRSPSPVRRTRTPRGRSVSRSVSPDASPKRIRRGRGFSERYSYARRYRTPSRSPVRSYRYNGRNDRDRYRSRRSRTPSVSRSPRYRARRYSRSRSPVRSRSPVRSRSPVDRSRPTRVERRASSSRSRSPSKSRSRSRSRSSVESLPRASRDSRSRSSSRSPDGKKGLVSYGDGSPY, from the exons GGACTGCTGGAGAAAGCATATATGGTTCAAAGTTCCCAG ATGAGTCACCTAGGCTAAAGCATGATGCTACTGGCCTTTTATCAATGGCAATTGCAGACCGTGACACACTCGGTTCCCATTTCATTATCACTTTGAAAGCTGATCATCATCTTGATAG GAAACATGTAGTCTTTGGGAAGCTTGTGCAAGGGCATAATGTATTGAAGAAAATTGAAGAATTCGGTGATGAAGAAGGGCATCCAACTGTAACTGTTAAAATCATTAATTGTGGTGAATATAGCGAGG ATGGAAAGAAggtaaataaatcaaaaatgggaaagaataaaaaatcttcaaaagacagaaggaaaaggagaaaatactACTCATCTGAATCCGGGAGCTCTTCAGATTCTGATACAGAATCTTTGGAAACTGATAGTGATTCCGAGTCAGATATGTCCTCATCATCTTACATGAGTTCTTCTAGTGATGACAGgcgaaagaagagaaagagatctAAGAAAGATAAATATAGACGGGGAAAGAGAAAAGATAAACGTCGTGACAAGAGGCGAAGGAAAAAGGATAAGAGATCAAAGCGTAAATCAAAAAG GGAATCGGGCAGTGACTCAGATAGTGAGAGTAACAGTGACAATAGCTCTGAAGGTGAAAATATTGGTGCTCAACATAAAGGGCTTAAGCGTAAAGATAATTCTCAGaaaaatg CTGAAACAAAGTCTCCCTTGGTTGCGGAGAAAGATTTGCCTCCTGCGCATCATGAAAAGGAGGAAATGGGTATgctagagaatgaggaaaaattGTCAAAGGAAAACGGAGAGCGACGTAACAATGGCATTGGAGGAGCTGACTATGGATCTGACAGAAGTGAAGAGAGGCAGCCTGACGTTATGGATGATCATTCAGGCAAAACTAG GAGTCGAAGCGTGAGTCCTAAGCGACCCATGAGTAAGAGTATGAGTATTAGTCCCAGGAGGAGTGCGAGCAAGAGCCCAAGTGTTACTCCAAAAAGGAGATTGAGCAAAAGTCCCAGTGTTAGAAGCCCTCCTCCATCACAGAGGAGTTTGAGCAGAAGTCCTGCCAGAAGCATCAGCAGGAGTCCGAGCAGAAGCATCAGTAGAAGCCCAGTAAGAGGCAGGAATGGGAGAAGTGTCAATAGAAGTCCAGTGAGAGGCAGGAATGGGAGAAGTGTCAGTAGAAGCCCAGTGAGAGGCAGGAATGGGAGAAGTGTCCGTAGAAGCCCAGTGAGAGGCAGGAATGGGAGAAGTGTCCGTAGAAGCCCAGTGAGAGGCAGGAATGGGAGAAGTGTCAGTAGAAGCCCAGTGAGAGGCAGGAATGGGAGAAATGTCAATAGAACCCCTGTGAGAGGCGGGAATGGGAAAAGTGTCAGTAGAAGCCCTGTGAGAACTCGTTCTCTTAAAAGTGTCAGTAGAAGCCCTGTGAGAACTCGTTCTCTTAGAAGTGTCAGCAAGAGCCCTGTGAGAGCTCGTTCTCAAAGCCACCGGAGCAGGAGTTCTCCTAGAGCACCATCAGGAAAAACTATCAGCAGAAGCCCTGTAAGAGTGTTGAGAAAGAGTATAAGCCGCAGTCCAGTTAGATCACCTGCAAGAAGTTTAAGCAGAAGCTCTGGCTGGGTTCCTTCAAAGAAAAGCATCAGCCGAAGCCCAGTCAGAGCACCTAGTAGAAGCATTCGCCGTAGTTATTCTAGAAGTCCTAGCCCTGTTCGTAGGACAAGGACACCTCGTGGGAGAAGTGTGTCAAGGAGCGTATCACCTGATGCTTCACCAAAGCGTATCAGAAGGGGAAGAGGTTTCAGTGAAAGATACTCTTATGCAAGAAGGTATAGAACCCCCTCCCGGTCTCCTGTGAGGTCATACCGCTACAATGGAAGAAATGACCGGGACAG GTATCGAAGCAGGAGGAGCAGGACACCATCTGTTTCACGCAGTCCACGATATCGAGCTCGACGATATAGCCGAAGTAGGAGCCCAGTTCGTAGTAGGAGTCCAGTTCGCAGTCGTTCCCCAGTTGATCGATCCCGCCCCACTCGTGTGGAGAGGCGTGCATCTTCTTCTCGGAGCAGGAGTCCATCCAAATCCCGGTCTAGGTCTAGGTCCAGGTCATCCGTGGAATCTCTACCAAGAGCAAGTAGAGACAGCAGGTCCAGGTCATCGTCCAGAAGCCCAGATGGAAAGAAAGGCTTGGTCTCATATGGCGATGGTTCTCCATACTAA
- the CYP43 gene encoding peptidyl-prolyl cis-trans isomerase CYP43 isoform X3 encodes MLSGLPALFHLHVSCDNGTAGESIYGSKFPDESPRLKHDATGLLSMAIADRDTLGSHFIITLKADHHLDRKHVVFGKLVQGHNVLKKIEEFGDEEGHPTVTVKIINCGEYSEDGKKVNKSKMGKNKKSSKDRRKRRKYYSSESGSSSDSDTESLETDSDSESDMSSSSYMSSSSDDRRKKRKRSKKDKYRRGKRKDKRRDKRRRKKDKRSKRKSKRESGSDSDSESNSDNSSEGENIGAQHKGLKRKDNSQKNAETKSPLVAEKDLPPAHHEKEEMGMLENEEKLSKENGERRNNGIGGADYGSDRSEERQPDVMDDHSGKTRSRSVSPKRPMSKSMSISPRRSASKSPSVTPKRRLSKSPSVRSPPPSQRSLSRSPARSISRSPSRSISRSPVRGRNGRSVNRSPVRGRNGRSVSRSPVRGRNGRSVRRSPVRGRNGRSVRRSPVRGRNGRSVSRSPVRGRNGRNVNRTPVRGGNGKSVSRSPVRTRSLKSVSRSPVRTRSLRSVSKSPVRARSQSHRSRSSPRAPSGKTISRSPVRVLRKSISRSPVRSPARSLSRSSGWVPSKKSISRSPVRAPSRSIRRSYSRSPSPVRRTRTPRGRSVSRSVSPDASPKRIRRGRGFSERYSYARRYRTPSRSPVRSYRYNGRNDRDRYSSYRRFSPRRFRSPPPRGRTPPRYRSRRSRTPSVSRSPRYRARRYSRSRSPVRSRSPVRSRSPVDRSRPTRVERRASSSRSRSPSKSRSRSRSRSSVESLPRASRDSRSRSSSRSPDGKKGLVSYGDGSPY; translated from the exons GGACTGCTGGAGAAAGCATATATGGTTCAAAGTTCCCAG ATGAGTCACCTAGGCTAAAGCATGATGCTACTGGCCTTTTATCAATGGCAATTGCAGACCGTGACACACTCGGTTCCCATTTCATTATCACTTTGAAAGCTGATCATCATCTTGATAG GAAACATGTAGTCTTTGGGAAGCTTGTGCAAGGGCATAATGTATTGAAGAAAATTGAAGAATTCGGTGATGAAGAAGGGCATCCAACTGTAACTGTTAAAATCATTAATTGTGGTGAATATAGCGAGG ATGGAAAGAAggtaaataaatcaaaaatgggaaagaataaaaaatcttcaaaagacagaaggaaaaggagaaaatactACTCATCTGAATCCGGGAGCTCTTCAGATTCTGATACAGAATCTTTGGAAACTGATAGTGATTCCGAGTCAGATATGTCCTCATCATCTTACATGAGTTCTTCTAGTGATGACAGgcgaaagaagagaaagagatctAAGAAAGATAAATATAGACGGGGAAAGAGAAAAGATAAACGTCGTGACAAGAGGCGAAGGAAAAAGGATAAGAGATCAAAGCGTAAATCAAAAAG GGAATCGGGCAGTGACTCAGATAGTGAGAGTAACAGTGACAATAGCTCTGAAGGTGAAAATATTGGTGCTCAACATAAAGGGCTTAAGCGTAAAGATAATTCTCAGaaaaatg CTGAAACAAAGTCTCCCTTGGTTGCGGAGAAAGATTTGCCTCCTGCGCATCATGAAAAGGAGGAAATGGGTATgctagagaatgaggaaaaattGTCAAAGGAAAACGGAGAGCGACGTAACAATGGCATTGGAGGAGCTGACTATGGATCTGACAGAAGTGAAGAGAGGCAGCCTGACGTTATGGATGATCATTCAGGCAAAACTAG GAGTCGAAGCGTGAGTCCTAAGCGACCCATGAGTAAGAGTATGAGTATTAGTCCCAGGAGGAGTGCGAGCAAGAGCCCAAGTGTTACTCCAAAAAGGAGATTGAGCAAAAGTCCCAGTGTTAGAAGCCCTCCTCCATCACAGAGGAGTTTGAGCAGAAGTCCTGCCAGAAGCATCAGCAGGAGTCCGAGCAGAAGCATCAGTAGAAGCCCAGTAAGAGGCAGGAATGGGAGAAGTGTCAATAGAAGTCCAGTGAGAGGCAGGAATGGGAGAAGTGTCAGTAGAAGCCCAGTGAGAGGCAGGAATGGGAGAAGTGTCCGTAGAAGCCCAGTGAGAGGCAGGAATGGGAGAAGTGTCCGTAGAAGCCCAGTGAGAGGCAGGAATGGGAGAAGTGTCAGTAGAAGCCCAGTGAGAGGCAGGAATGGGAGAAATGTCAATAGAACCCCTGTGAGAGGCGGGAATGGGAAAAGTGTCAGTAGAAGCCCTGTGAGAACTCGTTCTCTTAAAAGTGTCAGTAGAAGCCCTGTGAGAACTCGTTCTCTTAGAAGTGTCAGCAAGAGCCCTGTGAGAGCTCGTTCTCAAAGCCACCGGAGCAGGAGTTCTCCTAGAGCACCATCAGGAAAAACTATCAGCAGAAGCCCTGTAAGAGTGTTGAGAAAGAGTATAAGCCGCAGTCCAGTTAGATCACCTGCAAGAAGTTTAAGCAGAAGCTCTGGCTGGGTTCCTTCAAAGAAAAGCATCAGCCGAAGCCCAGTCAGAGCACCTAGTAGAAGCATTCGCCGTAGTTATTCTAGAAGTCCTAGCCCTGTTCGTAGGACAAGGACACCTCGTGGGAGAAGTGTGTCAAGGAGCGTATCACCTGATGCTTCACCAAAGCGTATCAGAAGGGGAAGAGGTTTCAGTGAAAGATACTCTTATGCAAGAAGGTATAGAACCCCCTCCCGGTCTCCTGTGAGGTCATACCGCTACAATGGAAGAAATGACCGGGACAG ATATTCTAGTTACAGAAGGTTTTCCCCTAGGCGTTTCAGGAGCCCACCACCGCGTGGAAGAACTCCTCcaag GTATCGAAGCAGGAGGAGCAGGACACCATCTGTTTCACGCAGTCCACGATATCGAGCTCGACGATATAGCCGAAGTAGGAGCCCAGTTCGTAGTAGGAGTCCAGTTCGCAGTCGTTCCCCAGTTGATCGATCCCGCCCCACTCGTGTGGAGAGGCGTGCATCTTCTTCTCGGAGCAGGAGTCCATCCAAATCCCGGTCTAGGTCTAGGTCCAGGTCATCCGTGGAATCTCTACCAAGAGCAAGTAGAGACAGCAGGTCCAGGTCATCGTCCAGAAGCCCAGATGGAAAGAAAGGCTTGGTCTCATATGGCGATGGTTCTCCATACTAA
- the LOC100799769 gene encoding acyl-protein thioesterase 2, with product MSYSGSSMSSGSGSSRRTFEFGRTHVVRPKGKHQATIVWLHGLGDNGSSWSQLLETLPLPNIKWICPTAPTRPVALFGGFPCTAWFDAGEISEDAPIDLEGLDASAAHVANLLSTEPPNIKLGIGGFSMGAATALYSATCHILGHYGNGNIYPINLSAIVSLSGWLPCSRTLKNQIEQSRDGIRRAALLPLFLCHGRGDDVVAYEHGERSAVTLSSSGFQNLIFRSYNGLGHYTVPEETDEVCRWLTANLGLEGFRLN from the exons ATGAGCTATAGTGGCTCCTCAATGAGTTCTG GTAGTGGATCTTCTAGAAGGACATTTGAGTTTGGAAGGACTCATGTGGTCAGACCTAAAGGGAAACATCAGGCAACTATAGTTTGGCTACATGGCCTTGGTGATAATGGCTCAAG CTGGTCCCAACTCTTGGAAACTCTTCCTCTTCCAAAT ATTAAATGGATTTGCCCAACTGCTCCTACACGGCCTGTAGCCTTATTTGGTGGATTTCCTTGCACTGCTT GGTTTGATGCTGGGGAGATTTCAGAAGATGCTCCTATTGATTTGGAGGGGTTAGATGCTTCTGCAGCACACGTTGCCAATCTTTTGTCAACAGAGCCTCCAAATA TCAAACTTGGTATCGGGGGCTTCAGTATGGGTGCTGCAACTGCACTTTACTCAGCTACATGCCATATTTTGGGGCACTATGGGAATGGAAACATTTACCCTATCAACTTAAGTGCTATTGTTTCTTTAAGTGGCTGGCTTCCTTGTTCAAG GACTTTGAAAAACCAAATTGAACAATCACGCGATGGCATAAGGCGTGCAGCATTGTTGCCCTTGTTTCTCTGCCATGGAAGAG GTGATGATGTGGTTGCATATGAACATGGAGAGAGGTCTGCAGTGACCTTGAGTTCATCAGGATTCCAGAATCTTATATTTAGGAGCTACAACGG ATTGGGCCACTATACAGTCCCCGAAGAGACAGATGAAGTTTGCAGGTGGCTAACTGCAAATTTGGGACTGGAGGGG
- the CYP43 gene encoding peptidyl-prolyl cis-trans isomerase CYP43 isoform X4 gives MAIADRDTLGSHFIITLKADHHLDRKHVVFGKLVQGHNVLKKIEEFGDEEGHPTVTVKIINCGEYSEDGKKVNKSKMGKNKKSSKDRRKRRKYYSSESGSSSDSDTESLETDSDSESDMSSSSYMSSSSDDRRKKRKRSKKDKYRRGKRKDKRRDKRRRKKDKRSKRKSKRESGSDSDSESNSDNSSEGENIGAQHKGLKRKDNSQKNAETKSPLVAEKDLPPAHHEKEEMGMLENEEKLSKENGERRNNGIGGADYGSDRSEERQPDVMDDHSGKTRSRSVSPKRPMSKSMSISPRRSASKSPSVTPKRRLSKSPSVRSPPPSQRSLSRSPARSISRSPSRSISRSPVRGRNGRSVNRSPVRGRNGRSVSRSPVRGRNGRSVRRSPVRGRNGRSVRRSPVRGRNGRSVSRSPVRGRNGRNVNRTPVRGGNGKSVSRSPVRTRSLKSVSRSPVRTRSLRSVSKSPVRARSQSHRSRSSPRAPSGKTISRSPVRVLRKSISRSPVRSPARSLSRSSGWVPSKKSISRSPVRAPSRSIRRSYSRSPSPVRRTRTPRGRSVSRSVSPDASPKRIRRGRGFSERYSYARRYRTPSRSPVRSYRYNGRNDRDRYSSYRRFSPRRFRSPPPRGRTPPRYRSRRSRTPSVSRSPRYRARRYSRSRSPVRSRSPVRSRSPVDRSRPTRVERRASSSRSRSPSKSRSRSRSRSSVESLPRASRDSRSRSSSRSPDGKKGLVSYGDGSPY, from the exons ATGGCAATTGCAGACCGTGACACACTCGGTTCCCATTTCATTATCACTTTGAAAGCTGATCATCATCTTGATAG GAAACATGTAGTCTTTGGGAAGCTTGTGCAAGGGCATAATGTATTGAAGAAAATTGAAGAATTCGGTGATGAAGAAGGGCATCCAACTGTAACTGTTAAAATCATTAATTGTGGTGAATATAGCGAGG ATGGAAAGAAggtaaataaatcaaaaatgggaaagaataaaaaatcttcaaaagacagaaggaaaaggagaaaatactACTCATCTGAATCCGGGAGCTCTTCAGATTCTGATACAGAATCTTTGGAAACTGATAGTGATTCCGAGTCAGATATGTCCTCATCATCTTACATGAGTTCTTCTAGTGATGACAGgcgaaagaagagaaagagatctAAGAAAGATAAATATAGACGGGGAAAGAGAAAAGATAAACGTCGTGACAAGAGGCGAAGGAAAAAGGATAAGAGATCAAAGCGTAAATCAAAAAG GGAATCGGGCAGTGACTCAGATAGTGAGAGTAACAGTGACAATAGCTCTGAAGGTGAAAATATTGGTGCTCAACATAAAGGGCTTAAGCGTAAAGATAATTCTCAGaaaaatg CTGAAACAAAGTCTCCCTTGGTTGCGGAGAAAGATTTGCCTCCTGCGCATCATGAAAAGGAGGAAATGGGTATgctagagaatgaggaaaaattGTCAAAGGAAAACGGAGAGCGACGTAACAATGGCATTGGAGGAGCTGACTATGGATCTGACAGAAGTGAAGAGAGGCAGCCTGACGTTATGGATGATCATTCAGGCAAAACTAG GAGTCGAAGCGTGAGTCCTAAGCGACCCATGAGTAAGAGTATGAGTATTAGTCCCAGGAGGAGTGCGAGCAAGAGCCCAAGTGTTACTCCAAAAAGGAGATTGAGCAAAAGTCCCAGTGTTAGAAGCCCTCCTCCATCACAGAGGAGTTTGAGCAGAAGTCCTGCCAGAAGCATCAGCAGGAGTCCGAGCAGAAGCATCAGTAGAAGCCCAGTAAGAGGCAGGAATGGGAGAAGTGTCAATAGAAGTCCAGTGAGAGGCAGGAATGGGAGAAGTGTCAGTAGAAGCCCAGTGAGAGGCAGGAATGGGAGAAGTGTCCGTAGAAGCCCAGTGAGAGGCAGGAATGGGAGAAGTGTCCGTAGAAGCCCAGTGAGAGGCAGGAATGGGAGAAGTGTCAGTAGAAGCCCAGTGAGAGGCAGGAATGGGAGAAATGTCAATAGAACCCCTGTGAGAGGCGGGAATGGGAAAAGTGTCAGTAGAAGCCCTGTGAGAACTCGTTCTCTTAAAAGTGTCAGTAGAAGCCCTGTGAGAACTCGTTCTCTTAGAAGTGTCAGCAAGAGCCCTGTGAGAGCTCGTTCTCAAAGCCACCGGAGCAGGAGTTCTCCTAGAGCACCATCAGGAAAAACTATCAGCAGAAGCCCTGTAAGAGTGTTGAGAAAGAGTATAAGCCGCAGTCCAGTTAGATCACCTGCAAGAAGTTTAAGCAGAAGCTCTGGCTGGGTTCCTTCAAAGAAAAGCATCAGCCGAAGCCCAGTCAGAGCACCTAGTAGAAGCATTCGCCGTAGTTATTCTAGAAGTCCTAGCCCTGTTCGTAGGACAAGGACACCTCGTGGGAGAAGTGTGTCAAGGAGCGTATCACCTGATGCTTCACCAAAGCGTATCAGAAGGGGAAGAGGTTTCAGTGAAAGATACTCTTATGCAAGAAGGTATAGAACCCCCTCCCGGTCTCCTGTGAGGTCATACCGCTACAATGGAAGAAATGACCGGGACAG ATATTCTAGTTACAGAAGGTTTTCCCCTAGGCGTTTCAGGAGCCCACCACCGCGTGGAAGAACTCCTCcaag GTATCGAAGCAGGAGGAGCAGGACACCATCTGTTTCACGCAGTCCACGATATCGAGCTCGACGATATAGCCGAAGTAGGAGCCCAGTTCGTAGTAGGAGTCCAGTTCGCAGTCGTTCCCCAGTTGATCGATCCCGCCCCACTCGTGTGGAGAGGCGTGCATCTTCTTCTCGGAGCAGGAGTCCATCCAAATCCCGGTCTAGGTCTAGGTCCAGGTCATCCGTGGAATCTCTACCAAGAGCAAGTAGAGACAGCAGGTCCAGGTCATCGTCCAGAAGCCCAGATGGAAAGAAAGGCTTGGTCTCATATGGCGATGGTTCTCCATACTAA
- the CYP43 gene encoding peptidyl-prolyl cis-trans isomerase CYP43: MTKKKNPLVFMDVSIDGDPVERMVFELFYDVAPKTAENFRALCTGEKGISPNTGKSLHYKGSFFHQIIKGSIVQGGDFVNRNGTAGESIYGSKFPDESPRLKHDATGLLSMAIADRDTLGSHFIITLKADHHLDRKHVVFGKLVQGHNVLKKIEEFGDEEGHPTVTVKIINCGEYSEDGKKVNKSKMGKNKKSSKDRRKRRKYYSSESGSSSDSDTESLETDSDSESDMSSSSYMSSSSDDRRKKRKRSKKDKYRRGKRKDKRRDKRRRKKDKRSKRKSKRESGSDSDSESNSDNSSEGENIGAQHKGLKRKDNSQKNAETKSPLVAEKDLPPAHHEKEEMGMLENEEKLSKENGERRNNGIGGADYGSDRSEERQPDVMDDHSGKTRSRSVSPKRPMSKSMSISPRRSASKSPSVTPKRRLSKSPSVRSPPPSQRSLSRSPARSISRSPSRSISRSPVRGRNGRSVNRSPVRGRNGRSVSRSPVRGRNGRSVRRSPVRGRNGRSVRRSPVRGRNGRSVSRSPVRGRNGRNVNRTPVRGGNGKSVSRSPVRTRSLKSVSRSPVRTRSLRSVSKSPVRARSQSHRSRSSPRAPSGKTISRSPVRVLRKSISRSPVRSPARSLSRSSGWVPSKKSISRSPVRAPSRSIRRSYSRSPSPVRRTRTPRGRSVSRSVSPDASPKRIRRGRGFSERYSYARRYRTPSRSPVRSYRYNGRNDRDRYSSYRRFSPRRFRSPPPRGRTPPRYRSRRSRTPSVSRSPRYRARRYSRSRSPVRSRSPVRSRSPVDRSRPTRVERRASSSRSRSPSKSRSRSRSRSSVESLPRASRDSRSRSSSRSPDGKKGLVSYGDGSPY; this comes from the exons GGACTGCTGGAGAAAGCATATATGGTTCAAAGTTCCCAG ATGAGTCACCTAGGCTAAAGCATGATGCTACTGGCCTTTTATCAATGGCAATTGCAGACCGTGACACACTCGGTTCCCATTTCATTATCACTTTGAAAGCTGATCATCATCTTGATAG GAAACATGTAGTCTTTGGGAAGCTTGTGCAAGGGCATAATGTATTGAAGAAAATTGAAGAATTCGGTGATGAAGAAGGGCATCCAACTGTAACTGTTAAAATCATTAATTGTGGTGAATATAGCGAGG ATGGAAAGAAggtaaataaatcaaaaatgggaaagaataaaaaatcttcaaaagacagaaggaaaaggagaaaatactACTCATCTGAATCCGGGAGCTCTTCAGATTCTGATACAGAATCTTTGGAAACTGATAGTGATTCCGAGTCAGATATGTCCTCATCATCTTACATGAGTTCTTCTAGTGATGACAGgcgaaagaagagaaagagatctAAGAAAGATAAATATAGACGGGGAAAGAGAAAAGATAAACGTCGTGACAAGAGGCGAAGGAAAAAGGATAAGAGATCAAAGCGTAAATCAAAAAG GGAATCGGGCAGTGACTCAGATAGTGAGAGTAACAGTGACAATAGCTCTGAAGGTGAAAATATTGGTGCTCAACATAAAGGGCTTAAGCGTAAAGATAATTCTCAGaaaaatg CTGAAACAAAGTCTCCCTTGGTTGCGGAGAAAGATTTGCCTCCTGCGCATCATGAAAAGGAGGAAATGGGTATgctagagaatgaggaaaaattGTCAAAGGAAAACGGAGAGCGACGTAACAATGGCATTGGAGGAGCTGACTATGGATCTGACAGAAGTGAAGAGAGGCAGCCTGACGTTATGGATGATCATTCAGGCAAAACTAG GAGTCGAAGCGTGAGTCCTAAGCGACCCATGAGTAAGAGTATGAGTATTAGTCCCAGGAGGAGTGCGAGCAAGAGCCCAAGTGTTACTCCAAAAAGGAGATTGAGCAAAAGTCCCAGTGTTAGAAGCCCTCCTCCATCACAGAGGAGTTTGAGCAGAAGTCCTGCCAGAAGCATCAGCAGGAGTCCGAGCAGAAGCATCAGTAGAAGCCCAGTAAGAGGCAGGAATGGGAGAAGTGTCAATAGAAGTCCAGTGAGAGGCAGGAATGGGAGAAGTGTCAGTAGAAGCCCAGTGAGAGGCAGGAATGGGAGAAGTGTCCGTAGAAGCCCAGTGAGAGGCAGGAATGGGAGAAGTGTCCGTAGAAGCCCAGTGAGAGGCAGGAATGGGAGAAGTGTCAGTAGAAGCCCAGTGAGAGGCAGGAATGGGAGAAATGTCAATAGAACCCCTGTGAGAGGCGGGAATGGGAAAAGTGTCAGTAGAAGCCCTGTGAGAACTCGTTCTCTTAAAAGTGTCAGTAGAAGCCCTGTGAGAACTCGTTCTCTTAGAAGTGTCAGCAAGAGCCCTGTGAGAGCTCGTTCTCAAAGCCACCGGAGCAGGAGTTCTCCTAGAGCACCATCAGGAAAAACTATCAGCAGAAGCCCTGTAAGAGTGTTGAGAAAGAGTATAAGCCGCAGTCCAGTTAGATCACCTGCAAGAAGTTTAAGCAGAAGCTCTGGCTGGGTTCCTTCAAAGAAAAGCATCAGCCGAAGCCCAGTCAGAGCACCTAGTAGAAGCATTCGCCGTAGTTATTCTAGAAGTCCTAGCCCTGTTCGTAGGACAAGGACACCTCGTGGGAGAAGTGTGTCAAGGAGCGTATCACCTGATGCTTCACCAAAGCGTATCAGAAGGGGAAGAGGTTTCAGTGAAAGATACTCTTATGCAAGAAGGTATAGAACCCCCTCCCGGTCTCCTGTGAGGTCATACCGCTACAATGGAAGAAATGACCGGGACAG ATATTCTAGTTACAGAAGGTTTTCCCCTAGGCGTTTCAGGAGCCCACCACCGCGTGGAAGAACTCCTCcaag GTATCGAAGCAGGAGGAGCAGGACACCATCTGTTTCACGCAGTCCACGATATCGAGCTCGACGATATAGCCGAAGTAGGAGCCCAGTTCGTAGTAGGAGTCCAGTTCGCAGTCGTTCCCCAGTTGATCGATCCCGCCCCACTCGTGTGGAGAGGCGTGCATCTTCTTCTCGGAGCAGGAGTCCATCCAAATCCCGGTCTAGGTCTAGGTCCAGGTCATCCGTGGAATCTCTACCAAGAGCAAGTAGAGACAGCAGGTCCAGGTCATCGTCCAGAAGCCCAGATGGAAAGAAAGGCTTGGTCTCATATGGCGATGGTTCTCCATACTAA